ctctgcatgcatgcatggattaattaattaagctatcAAATTACATATTACCTGCATAATTAATAAGTATAGTTTATCACCTGGCTATgctatatacatataaatatatatagtgacATATGTAGCATATATACATGAGCTCTGACTTGTGTCATGGAGATGTGGAGGCATGCATGGAGCCTTGGATTGTGCATTTAATTGATGTATAATAATATTTGTGTAACATATATTTTGCTGtgtcatgcatatatgcatgtggAGTTGTGGTATTTGGTTTGTAGTGGTTTGGGAGATTTATTATGAAATAAAGAGTGTGTGATATGTATGCTATGAAATACAAAGTTTGATGTGTATGTATCATATGTATATGTGTGGCTGATAAAGCCTGTCATTCTGtcaactttcatatatagtataaaACGTGCTATGTTGTGCTTAAATGAATATGTTTTCCTATTTCTCATGTGTTTGTTTCATCCATTCTTCAAAATGCGTTCATAATTGAAAGCAGCTCTGGTTTCTTTCAAGTTCAAAGCCTCTCTTATGGAACGAAAGAATTTTACAgagaaatttatttttaaaaaattaaactaattCATGTGAATTTCCTGCAAAAACTCCTGCGTTACAGCTTCCGAAGGAGTACTAAGTTGTATATGTACACCCCTCCCCACAAAACAAGTTGTATATGTACAAGTGGATATTTCAATCTTGATCGGAGGGCATCTTACATTGGCTCATTTCTCTGGTCAAAATATTGATCCCTTCTAGTCCAGAAAAACGGAATGCTTTGAATTTTGGCGCAAGCAGTTTCCTTTAAGGGAGATATTACTGTAAACAGGGCCGGCCCTGACTTTTTGGTGGCCCGGTGCGAAAAAAAATGTAGGCCCCCATTCACCATAAAAATATAAGATAATATTTAAAAACTCATTGTCATTAACGAATTTCACGCTAATAAGCTTAAAATACAATCAGGCAATCACGATATGCTCGATCGTCGATTGGTTTTCTGTCTTTCCTCTAAGCCTATCAGGCCTGATACcatagtacatatattttggaggCCTCTAATTTTTGGAGACCTAATACGGTTGCACCGTCCGCACTGCCCAGGCCGGCCCTGACTGTAAATCAGCAATTAACACAGCAAGATGATAGATTGTTACACATGTTCTAAGCTCAGACTGTGTAGTAGTAAGTGCAAAGATCTGCATGCGACATACGCTGATATGCATTGCACTACCAGAGATACTCTCTGCTACTCAATTTTGACAGTTGCCACACGGCAGAGCTCAGAAAGAGAATACAAGGCACAAGGCAGCCCAACTCAAGCATCCCTATCATTTCACTTACGCTtataaccaaaatttaaattttaaaagtaaaaCTTGAATTTATAGTTGATTTTGTGGATTTTTATCAAGATCAAGCGTGTTCAGATAAGCCAAGAATAATTTttggttttctaaaaaaaaaattatagattattatGTTATATATCCctacaaacatacaagttcaaattAAATATACTCAGAGAAAATAACAAGAAATTTAGGAATAACTTTGAACGGGGACATTGTGCAATTTTGTATTTCCATGCGTGGATCAAAAAGACACGATCATATATAGGTTATTCAATGTTCTAGAAACTTCTTATAGCTGTTTAAACCACATGCAAGAAACAGGAGCATGCAAGCAAAGATGGCGCTACATAACGTCAGGTTCCACGCGAGGACCACACTTTCTAGCACAAGAAAATCTGCGAGGTGCAGCACGGCGCACAAACGAATACAAAGAATCGAGCGATGTAACAACAATCCAGCAGAATATAACAAAATGTCGATGCTGACCACAAACGTCACCATTCAAGATTCTACATTATATTTGTTTATACAGCAGGGGTTCAGAGTACAAGATTGGCCGGGTAGTATATCACCATTTGAGCAAAACAGACTGAGCAAATGCAACATAATTTTCGCTGTGTTAAGGCACTCAAAATGGAACATGGGGGATCAATTGTGTTATCTGCAATCTGGCAAGCGTTTTCCGCGGACGTGTTCAAGCGACGGCTTGGAGAGCTCTCTCGAAGTTATCTTCTGCTGATACGGCACGCTTTACTAGCACATGATCGGGGTGTGATAGTTTCAGCTGGCTGCAGATGGAAAAGAAAGGTTAGAAGTGTGGTAAGCATTTTTGGGTTCACTAAAAGTAAAGCATTGTGAAAATCACGGGATAGTTTCCAAACACTGAAGCAAAGCATGAAAGATGTTCTACGGTTTAACCCGCACAGATGGTAAATTCCACCGAACCATTCTACTGGTAAttatatgttaaaaaaaatgaattgtgaagTCATCAATCTTCAGTGTTGATATTCTTCTCAACAGTTCACATCAGTTTCATAAACTATTACTAACTGACTCGTTTAGTAAAGTTTTGGATGTCCCTAACTGATAGGCATTTTATGAAGAAtctatacttatatatattattatatactattaAAAGACATTAGTGGTGGTAGTGAgcctgccaccaccaccaccaccaccaccatcactgaCACATGGGCCCTGATATAGTACAACACATGTCAATGCTCTGCTTGCTCTTTGGACTTGTTAGGCTGTAGGCTGTAGTCTATAGGAGAAGAGGACATTGGGATTTGGGTGATTACTTAATTTGTAGGCTGGAGCTCTTAAATTTTCTAAGCATgtaatttttcttttgttctttaAGATGATAGATCTTCTTTCAAccaatgaaaaaataattaatttccaCAAGGACTTAATTTTGCTATTTTCAATATCCGTTGCAAAGCATGGGTATTTGGCTAGTGAAGACAAAAGATACATAGAGGATCCTAACATGATAGTCTGATACCCTGCCGCTTCTTTTCATACTGGACCAGTAATATCTAAAACAAAGTAGAGAAGTTCTGTGGAATCTGGGTGGAACAATTGGAATGTTGAACACAGCCAATTGGAATGTCAGTTTCAAGTTGCTGGGCAGACCTTGTCTTGATATATCAGATCAGGAACTAGTGGCTATAACAAATTTGCTTGGATACACAAAATCAGAtcatagccaaaaaaaaaaaacagctgtCTTTCGCAAAACTTGAACATATAAATTCAATCGCCGAAATAAGAGAAAATGATTCACTAGTTCAAAGAGGAAAAGTATCTCATGACATTTTGCCAGTGGTCCTACTCGTGACACGTCTTTCACCATCCCAGATCAACCAATGCTATAGTTCATGTTTCTTTAATAGCTGCGGGGACCAGTCATACGATTGCCAAGATTTGACTAGACTTATTGAGTGGCTATTGTTTTAAATAGGCTGAATAGTGAGACACAAATACAAATATTTCTCTTGGGTAGCAGCTTTTGCACCATGCCATGAGATATTTACATCAGTCTGGTAATTTCTGATACATTATTGCATTttcattttaactttttaactACTAATCTTGAAGGTCTCTGTAGCATAAAATAATTAGGTGGAGATATAAATTTTAAGAATGTCCCCTTATCTTGCTAGCAATTTAACTTTAAAATATTGTTTGGTAGTAATTGTCCCTCTGGATACATATTTAATAGTTTGTATATGCAAGCCACATGATTTATCAACATGTAATTCTTCTAGTTTGGCATGCATCTTCCAAATAATAAGATAGAATAATATAATGAAATCCTGCTTGACACAGCATGACAGTGTTGCCTTCCATGCAAATAACTAAACAGAGCAAACAGTTGAATTGTACAGTTGTGTTACAGTTTGTACCTGAGGTATCTTGATGACGGTTTGCCAAGGTGGAGATTACACACAATAAGATTAGCAAGAGTTTCAGGATCTTTTGCATCCTACAAGAGTAGAAACAGGGTTTGAGTACCTTGTGTCGAACATGCCAACGTGGCATCCTTATGTgagtcaaataaaaaaaattaaatgtcataagtttttttttccaactttaATTCAAACTTAGTTGCGAGGTGTGTCATCAAGCTAACCTTGTTCAATGCTTCGAGTAAAAGAGTCTCAGCCTCATCAAAGCTCCCCATGTGCATACAGCAAACTGCCTTGCCATTTAGAACCATTCCTGTCATCGGGTATTTTTCAGCAAAGTCTTGGAATATGAGGTAAGCTTCACGGATCTTAGAGCCACCCTGCACGATAACTTGATTGTTAATAAGCTCGATAGATTAAATGTTGAATAAGCACATTTGTCCAGCAGTTGTCAATGCAATGCTGAATTTTCGGTACTCCACAAAGTTGGACTGTCAAAGTACTTACAACAGCAATGTCCAGCCATGCGTTTGCAAGTTGTGTCAGTGTATGGTCCTCATCAATCTGTTGCATGATCTTTAATTGCTTCTCGGCATAGTCTGAACGGTGCATCTTAATGAAGATCTGGACATTCAATGCATGCCTGTAACCGAAAAGCAACAGATAGTAAACAAGATCATCAACAAACAGTATTCCACAAATGAAGGGGGCACCAAACAGAAGATTCTGACCACCAAGGTTTGCAGTTAACTAAATGATCAGCAACATCAAATCGAAATCAGCAAAGATCAGCAATTACCAGTGTTGAACAATAGAAAATATTACCATGCTAAAGATCATGAAGCCAGAAAGCACATTTAAGATGTATCATGCAGTAATGCATTTTCACCAACTCTCAAAACGTCACATTTTCAACAAGATAAACATAAGTGCATTTGCATGTGCATAGTTAGCACTTAGCAGCATATAAGAAAGAAAAGTGCGTTGAACTACAATGTCCGAGTGATAATAAACGTGCACAACACTGAGCATTTGAACATACCTTTTCGGAAACAAGATTTTTGACTTATCTTACTGGATACCAATAAACTTGACCATTATTGTAAGGTGATCAAAATTCACAAACAAAATtttctattgttctgcacctatgttttctaaaaataaatctacACCTGGAAGGATGAACCATATAAAGTTCAGAGGACAAATGAAACTCACAGGTCCAGAGTTCCACCAGAGTGTGTGTGCTTGAGAGCTTCAGTGTAGTCTTGCTCATGCATAAATATAATTCCAGCAATCAATCGTAGAACAGGATTGCTTCCAACCGCCGAATCACTCAACCATTCCTTCAGACTGACAATCGCACTTTCCTTCAAAAGTTGTACAAAAGAATAATACATAGCATTTCAGTGTATGGACAAACCAGAGGGAAGAGAAGACAATATGatggaaaaacaaaacaaaaaactatttttctagGCTTAGCTGTACTGGACTACTGGTTAAATACTCATAAAGTGCATGACATGAACCAAAATAAGACCATAAAAACTCTGAAATGCACCAGAAAACAATCGTATTATTGGACCATAATGTATGCGGTAGGGTTAAAGTGAAAACATGCATACACAAGTTGAGTTCATGGGGCCTCATAGCAATTTGGGGAAAACATATACCAATGATCCATCTATGTTTGAGGAGGTGGTATCCCTGAATTGCCTGTGATTGCCAAGTTGACCATACATTCCCCAGCAGACTACCAACCAACATTATCACTGATGAATGCCGGTAGTCCTAGTCTCCTAGATGCATGGTAGGCAGTATGTATGTTTTCCCCCAATTTATCTGAACTGAACACCCTGAGATCAAGTTTACGTTATACTGGTTCcgttttgttttcttcttttggGTTTTAACAGTGAGGAGGAAGTAGCTCTAATGGCATATCTTTGTGTATGCAAGTGTGTctatgctcttttttttttactttaaacTTTAAAGGAACTGTGGTTTCAACCTATGGTAACTGAAGTTTGAAACGAAAGGTCCTAATATGCATTGCGCAATTGAGCTGAAGAACTTAACAGCTTCAGCCTCTGAACACCATCAGAGTCTATTCATCCAATTGAAATGAAAAATAGGAAATCAATGATCAAGTATCAACGAACTAATCAAGCCCTGAGCCTCTGGCAATGCATACGATCCACTAGATCTAACTCCAGATCACATAACTCAATATAGATCTAGCCCTTCGATCACAACAAAGCACACCAGATCCAGACTCAGACATCACGTTACAGAGGCGATGGGATCAGATCCAGCGTGCTAACCTTGTCTCCGGAGAGGTACAGCGCGAGCAGCTTCACGGCCTGCAGCGACGTCGCCGCGGACGAGTCGATCTCGCTGATCACCAACTGCAACAGCCACATGGGGGGAGGGGACACGCACCGATCAGAGCCGCCAACCCGTTGTAGAGCGAGCGAGCGACCgagggggaagggaagggagctGAGCTCACCTGGTAGGAGCCGAGCGCGACGTAGGAGCGGAAGACGATGGCGtcgcgctcggcggcggcgtcggcgtcgaggcCCGGGACGTCGCTGTTGTTGATGGCGGCCTGGTAGGCGCCGAGGTAGAAGAGGTTGCGCAGGTTGAAGAGGAGGTCCGGGGACGCCATGGGGTGGCTGCTCCGGTGctctgccgccggcgacgacgaggaggaggcggctcgtcggcgacgaggagTAGGAGATCTCGCGAGCggtggcgctgctgctgctcctctctCCTTGGCCCGTTTGGTCTCTGTGTGGGTTGGTAAAGACTGAGGCGTATTTATAACTGGGCTCGATTGGGCCAAAAACTTCTGGCCCGTTGCTAGGTGGGCCCGTCGGAAATCTGCAGAGAGGTGGGCCCATTGTTTGGGCCTTAGTTCTATAGTGGGCCAAAATATATCCGGCGCTAGCAAATTCTAGTACAGTAcatttttgctatatatatttttgtcgatatttttttctaatataatgGTAATGTACATTATAACTTACAtggtaactataatataactttcatataattttAATCGTTATATTTATTTCAACATTCATGCAagttagaaagaaaaaaatccgAGCGCATATGTGTGACGATTCGGTCCCACAATCTTCGTTTTATAAAAATAGCATGTAACTAacaaatttttgaaagttacaagttacaatataattacatcATGATTGCACTATAATTTATATGTATAGGCAGTCTCAGTATAATTTGGTCGTGCTGTCGTGGTACAAATCCAACTCCGACTTGGTAACAAATTATCTTCTAGATTCTAATCGATAAATTTCAACGAAAATTTGACGAGCCTTTTGGCCAACTCGAGAGTGACGTCAGCGCGCACGGCGTGCTCGGCCCATCGTCTTATAGGCTCTTAGCTCAAGACACTGGCGGAGTCATAAACAGCGCTGTAAAACGAGCAGCGCGCGCACGCCGATCAGCAAGCCGCCACTGGCTACTTAAAGCCGTAGCCTGTAGCTCAGCTCCACCGCGCATAAACCTAGCCAGCTAGCAACCGACAAGCCAAGGCGACGGCAatggcgccgacgacgacggccacggcggcggcggagcaggcgccgccgccgcagcataCGAGGAAGGCGGTGGGGCTCGCCGCGCACGACGACTCCGGCCACCTCACACCCATCCGCATCTCGCGCAGGTATGAACAGCCAACCGTATACCGCTCCATGCTAAGAGGATCTTTGTCGTGCTCGATGATTGCTCGATGATTCTCCCGCGCCATGGCGCCATTGATGGGAGATTGGGAGACATatggagcttttttttttctctccagaGTTTAAGATGATCTATCGTGTTTGAATTTGACTGTTACTCTCGTAGCAACAATAGTTTACAGGATGTCCACATCGAATTAGTGAAAATCGCCGTTTGGTTCATGGAGTTAATAGAATCTGAAGCTCTCATGAGCCAGCGTCACTTGAGCTTTCGATTTTTGTTTTCCCCTTCCATTTCCAGTCATTTCCAGCCTTCTCATCGGATTTGTAGATTGTAGTTTTGCATTTGATTTCCCTGCGAGCAACGGTGCTCAGCATTTGCACATCGAATTTCGGTCATCCATGTGCAAAGGAAGCAAAATTCACCACTTTTTGAAactgttcttttttaaaaatcttTTAGAGAAGTGTATTTATTACCTGGCCTCGTtcaaccggatatatgcagccATTTAAATTGGTTCTGAAACTGTTCTTGATCAAATGGAGTATCTCAACCAAGCCCTTTCGTGCCAAATCAACAAACAACAGCAAAATCTTTCCCCAGACGTCTACAGTACAAAAACCCTGACCATCCAGCACCAGCCAGCGCTGGCTCACTGACCTGCAGCAACCAGCTTTAAAAACCATGCGCATTTGCAGCACGTATTCTGTACCAGGAATACGGGATCCGTCAGATCTCAACTGCAAGGCACCCTTTCTTCAATTGTTTTTGGTGGTGAGTTAATACTGTTCAACAGTGACCATACTGGGCATGCCTCAGCTGCAAGAATTTATGGTGCTCGATCGCTACTACGTCATCCATCTTCTTTTCATGTGCGACCATTCTGGCTGTGATTGGCTGGCTGCTGCTGTCAAAGTAACAGGAGTGATTTACTTTCACAGTCTGGTTGTATGGTACATAATTCAGTTATCCTTCTGGAATCTGAACTCCTCCTGGCTTAGTCATAGCAGTAAAAATGTTCATTCAAGAAACAGGCTTTCAAGCAGTAGGCGGCTTGCTGCACATGGCTTGTTTTTGTTACCAGTTTTTTTGTCGAGCCTATGTGAATTTTCACAAGTTTACAGCCATCTGTGTGATGGTAAATTGAGGATCTTGCTGTATGCCAATTCACTTGCTAGTGTTGTAAGCATGCATCTTCTTTCAGCTTCAGCAGTTCAAGGCTGTTGATTTGATGGTACTGAATTAGTTCCCTGAAATACTTCAGATAAAGTAAAAGGGAaagcaaaataaaagaaaaatttcAGTTCTACCAGTTCATGGCTTAGTTAAAATCTTGGGAGGTGAAGCATGGTGTTTAGGCTCTCTCTTCTTGTGTACTTGAGAGTCTGAACTCTCAATGCTGAAGTAATAACCACTGCAGTTCTGCTAAAAGGTTATTGGCTCAGTAGAGAAATAGTATATGTTTCTGACTTGTGTTCTATATATTGCCATTTTTCAGGAAAACTGGAGATGACGACGTCGCTATAAAGGTGCTGTACTGTGGGATTTGTCACTCTGACCTGCACACCATCAAGAATGAGTGGAGAAACGCTGTCTACCCAGTTGTTGCAGGGTACATCCTTCTTATTGCATCACCAATTTATCAATCaatcgtttttcttttcttcttggtTCTGTGCGCATCCAGATGGAAAGGCTGGATGCAATTTCATTGCTTAGTGAAATATCCATTATCAGTTCATACTTTCTTCCGGCAAAGCTGAATTATCATACTGTAAACTGCAAATCTTGTCAGTTTTTTTTCACGATAATGAAATTCATTTTGTTTTTACTTCAAAGAAGCTACAACCAACCACTACcgccgtttcaggttataagacgttttaactttagtcaaagtcaaactgcttcaagtttgactaagtttgtagaaaaaataataataacattttcaacccaagacaaatttattatgaaaatatattcagttattaatttaataaaactaatttggtattacaaatattactatatttgtttataaacttagtcagactttatcaaagtcaaaacatcctgtaacctaaaacggagggagtattactctAAAGTGCTTTCAACTTACTTGGAAAAAAGAAATGCAAACTTTGGCTGCATGGTTTGATTGATGCAGGCACGAGATCACCGGGGTGGTGACCGAGGTGGGGAAGAACGTGGCGAGGTtcaaggccggcgacgaggtcggcgTCGGGTGCATGGTGAACACCTGCGGCGGCTGCGAGAGCTGCCGGGACGGCTGCGAGAACTACTGCTCCGGCGGGGTCGTCTTCACCTACAACTCCGTCGACCGGGACGGCACGCGCACCTACGGCGGCTACTCCGACGCGGTGGTCGTCAGCCAGCGCTTCGTCGTGCgcttcccctcctccgccggcggcggcgccggcgccgcgctgccgctGGACAGCGGCGCGCCGCTGCTGTGCGCCGGGGTGACGGTGTACGCGCCGATGAGGCAGCATGGGCTGTGCGAGGCCGGGAAGCACGTCGGCGTGGTGGGGCTCGGCGGGCTCGGCCACGTCGCCGTCAAGTTCGCCAGGGCGTTCGGGATGAGGGTGACGGTGATCAGCACGTCGCCGGTGAAGAGGCAGGAGGCCCTGGAGAGGCTCGGCGCCGACGGCTTCATCGTCAGCACCAACGCCAGTGAGATGAAGGTAATTTTAAAGCTAGTTTGATCAAGTCAAGAGATTATTAAATGAACTTTAAGAACGGATTACACGATAGTAATTACAATCTACAACTCCTGTACAAGTAGTAAATTAATAGGACCACTTTGGACTGAGTTAAGAAGAGATCAATGAACTATTCAGTTCTACATTAATCGTGTAGTCATATGGAAGGACATCCTACTGATGCAGATGCAGTAATATGGCACATCACAAACA
This window of the Oryza sativa Japonica Group chromosome 4, ASM3414082v1 genome carries:
- the LOC4336967 gene encoding coatomer subunit epsilon-1 — its product is MASPDLLFNLRNLFYLGAYQAAINNSDVPGLDADAAAERDAIVFRSYVALGSYQLVISEIDSSAATSLQAVKLLALYLSGDKESAIVSLKEWLSDSAVGSNPVLRLIAGIIFMHEQDYTEALKHTHSGGTLDLHALNVQIFIKMHRSDYAEKQLKIMQQIDEDHTLTQLANAWLDIAVGGSKIREAYLIFQDFAEKYPMTGMVLNGKAVCCMHMGSFDEAETLLLEALNKDAKDPETLANLIVCNLHLGKPSSRYLSQLKLSHPDHVLVKRAVSAEDNFERALQAVA
- the LOC4336968 gene encoding cinnamyl alcohol dehydrogenase 7; translated protein: MAPTTTATAAAEQAPPPQHTRKAVGLAAHDDSGHLTPIRISRRKTGDDDVAIKVLYCGICHSDLHTIKNEWRNAVYPVVAGHEITGVVTEVGKNVARFKAGDEVGVGCMVNTCGGCESCRDGCENYCSGGVVFTYNSVDRDGTRTYGGYSDAVVVSQRFVVRFPSSAGGGAGAALPLDSGAPLLCAGVTVYAPMRQHGLCEAGKHVGVVGLGGLGHVAVKFARAFGMRVTVISTSPVKRQEALERLGADGFIVSTNASEMKAAMGTMHGIINTASASTSMHSYLALLKPKGKMILVGLPEKPLQIPTFALVGGGKILAGSCMGSISETQEMIDFAAEHGVAADIELIGADEVNTAMERLAKGDVRYRFVVDIGNTLRSD